In the Streptomyces sp. 3214.6 genome, TCTCCGAGTCCGAGATCACCGAGAAGATGATGGAGGCGGCGACCAATGGCTGACCCGAAGGGCTTTTTGAACCACGGCCGTGAGGTCGCCAAGTCCCGTCCCGTCGACGTGCGTCTGAAGGACTGGAACGAGGTCTACGTCCCCGGTTCGCTGCTGCCGATCATCGGCAAGCAGGCCAGCCGGTGCATGGACTGCGGCATCCCGTTCTGCCACAACGGCTGTCCGCTGGGGAACCTGATCCCCGAGTGGAACGACTTCGCCTACCGCGAGGACTGGACGGCGGCCTCCGAGCGCCTGCACGCCACGAACAACTTCCCGGAGTTCACGGGCCGTCTGTGCCCCGCCCCGTGCGAGTCGGCGTGTGTGCTGGGCATCAACCAGCCGGCCGTCACCATCAAGAACGTCGAGGTCTCGATCATCGACAAGGCGTGGGAGACCGGTGACGTCGCCCCGCAGGCCCCGGAGCGGCTGTCCGGCAAGACCGTCGCGGTCATCGGCTCGGGCCCGGCGGGCCTGGCCGCCGCCCAGCAGCTGACCCGGGCCGGCCACACCGTCGCCGTCTACGAGCGCGCGGACCGCATCGGTGGTCTCCTGCGGTACGGCATCCCCGAGTTCAAGATGGAGAAGCGGCACATCAACCGCCGCATCGAGCAGATGCGCGCGGAGGGCACCCGCTTCCGCACCGGCATCGAGATCGGCCGCGACCTCAAGGCGACCGACCTGAAGAAGCGCTACGACGCGATCGTCATCGCCGCCGGCGCGACGACCGCCCGTGACCTGCCGGTGCCGGGGCGCGAGCTCAAGGGCGTCTACCAGGCCATGGAGTACCTGCCGCTGTCCAACAAGGTCCAGGAGGGCGACTACGTGGTCTCGCCCGTCTCGGCCGAGGGCAAGCACGTCGTGGTCATCGGCGGCGGCGACACCGGCGCGGACTGCGTGGGCACCGCCCACCGCCAGGGCGCGGCCTCCGTCACGCAGCTGGAGATCATGCCCCGCCCGGGCGAGGAGCGCAGCGCCGGCCAGCCGTGGCCGACCTTCCCGATGCTGTACAAGGTCACCTCGGCGCACGAGGAGGGCGGTGAGCGGGTCTACTCCGTCTCCACCACCCACTTCGAGGGCGACGAGGACGGCAACGTCCAGTGGCTGCACCTCACCGAGGTCGAGTTCGTCGACGGCAGGCTGACCCCGAAGCCGGGCACGGAGCGCAAGATCCCCGCCCAGCTGGTCACCCTCGCCATGGGCTTCACCGGCACCGACCGCGAGAACGGCCTGGTCGAGCAGTTCGGCCTGGAGCTCGACGAGCGCGGCAACATCGCCCGCGACGCCGACTTCCAGACCAATGTCCCCGGCGTGTACGTCGCCGGTGACGCGGGCCGCGGCCAGTCCCTCATCGTGTGGGCGATCGCGGAGGGGCGCTCGGCCGCCCGCGGCGTCGACCGGTTCCTGACCGGCGCGAGCGAACTGCCGGCCCCGATCCGCCCGACGGACCGCTCGCTGATGGTCTGACGGCCCGAGGCCTCCCATACGTCCCGTACAAAGGCGTACGGAACACAGACGGCGCCTGCCCAACAGTCCCCGACCGGACGACCGGGCAGGCGCCGCCGCATGTCCCGAGTCAGGGCACCCGGTAGGTCTCCCCGTACACCTGCCACCGCAGTGGCGGACGCAGATCCAGGTTGCCCTCGTGGAGGAAGCGGCGCTGGGTCGTGTCGACGCGCGAGGTGTCGATGCCGGGGTGCCGGGTCAGCATGGCGCGGCGGCGGGCGTCGAGGAAGGCGTTGAGGTAGACGGCCTCGTCGC is a window encoding:
- a CDS encoding glutamate synthase subunit beta, with product MADPKGFLNHGREVAKSRPVDVRLKDWNEVYVPGSLLPIIGKQASRCMDCGIPFCHNGCPLGNLIPEWNDFAYREDWTAASERLHATNNFPEFTGRLCPAPCESACVLGINQPAVTIKNVEVSIIDKAWETGDVAPQAPERLSGKTVAVIGSGPAGLAAAQQLTRAGHTVAVYERADRIGGLLRYGIPEFKMEKRHINRRIEQMRAEGTRFRTGIEIGRDLKATDLKKRYDAIVIAAGATTARDLPVPGRELKGVYQAMEYLPLSNKVQEGDYVVSPVSAEGKHVVVIGGGDTGADCVGTAHRQGAASVTQLEIMPRPGEERSAGQPWPTFPMLYKVTSAHEEGGERVYSVSTTHFEGDEDGNVQWLHLTEVEFVDGRLTPKPGTERKIPAQLVTLAMGFTGTDRENGLVEQFGLELDERGNIARDADFQTNVPGVYVAGDAGRGQSLIVWAIAEGRSAARGVDRFLTGASELPAPIRPTDRSLMV